From one Mesomycoplasma ovipneumoniae genomic stretch:
- a CDS encoding Mhp366/Mhp367 family surface (lipo)protein produces MKFKFFKSLAPLLLVNFFVISCTNFIPFQDRKNKDESAKNPVITEENQPKNQILPELQTPKNDLAQITQNLNPIGNIKTINDSNNDLSLTRENNNRITENSTSKNNHNLANSSISTIQNPSLDKSQIDNLNFSSLESLVKSNKPKPEPKVELDPKLEQILEQKPEQNPEEIPLVNSEISQVVKDLPVEKTPIINEKLEFSKLSNYDNKPAQKIGFDVTNKARGNAYSYEAFALKSNVIKQENDDHYLGEKNENLNIYWLDKINTGSLSKNEDARKTFFGYFNPRFRKNNFKPDYFGFRSLDYSDQRYKDIFQRNVRFSTGTAILLDSHEGESVFLTNRHVLYVNKRPFWELMAYPFMRFYDNYNVNTVDSLASSGMLSLFWIKTDYDRQIEQLKKRKNRFPGNNSIYIKSPNRWELSQFSTNLHKRYFREEKNFKNFGKDIGIFYFNHAKFREDIQGIFDFYQQHKRWLLSSFRYPNGKTVEDDINRFTKQFQKFSNFWDHVQQFPPLKISEKSWKNGEIDYTTKIGGFWLGSAFSKNMFKGVYIKNGAPSFFVTNGPGASGSGVYNTNGELIFLNQLIILAKDQKKLYYDQNNLTSHLTTGILLRNDKIDLVSEIKKFYYDKKQNFEK; encoded by the coding sequence ATGAAATTTAAATTTTTCAAATCTTTAGCACCTTTGCTTTTGGTTAATTTTTTTGTAATTTCATGCACTAATTTTATACCTTTCCAAGATAGAAAAAATAAGGATGAAAGTGCTAAAAATCCAGTAATTACTGAAGAAAATCAGCCAAAAAATCAAATTTTACCAGAATTACAAACTCCAAAAAATGATTTGGCACAAATTACTCAAAATTTGAATCCAATTGGAAATATCAAAACAATAAATGATTCAAATAACGATTTATCACTAACCCGTGAAAATAATAATCGTATCACTGAAAATTCCACTTCTAAAAATAATCATAATTTAGCAAATTCATCAATATCAACAATTCAAAATCCGTCTTTAGATAAAAGTCAAATTGACAATTTAAATTTTTCATCATTAGAATCTTTAGTCAAATCAAATAAACCAAAACCGGAGCCAAAAGTTGAGCTTGATCCAAAACTTGAGCAAATACTTGAACAAAAACCTGAGCAAAATCCCGAAGAAATTCCGCTGGTAAATTCAGAAATAAGTCAAGTTGTTAAAGATTTACCTGTTGAAAAAACACCGATAATAAATGAAAAGTTAGAATTTTCAAAACTAAGCAATTATGACAATAAACCCGCCCAAAAAATCGGATTTGATGTAACTAATAAAGCTCGAGGTAATGCTTATTCATACGAAGCTTTTGCCCTAAAATCAAATGTGATAAAACAAGAAAATGATGATCATTATTTAGGCGAAAAAAATGAAAACTTGAATATTTATTGACTTGACAAAATAAATACAGGCAGTCTTTCTAAAAACGAAGATGCAAGGAAAACCTTTTTTGGTTACTTTAATCCTCGTTTTCGAAAAAATAATTTTAAACCAGATTATTTTGGTTTTAGATCACTTGACTATTCAGATCAAAGATACAAAGATATTTTTCAGAGAAATGTAAGATTTTCAACCGGAACCGCCATATTGCTTGATTCTCATGAAGGCGAAAGTGTTTTTTTAACAAATAGGCATGTTTTATATGTTAATAAAAGACCTTTTTGAGAATTAATGGCTTATCCTTTCATGCGTTTCTATGATAATTATAATGTTAATACCGTTGATTCATTAGCTAGTTCTGGAATGTTAAGTTTATTTTGAATAAAAACTGACTATGACAGACAAATTGAGCAATTAAAGAAAAGGAAAAATAGATTTCCAGGCAATAATTCAATCTATATCAAGTCACCTAACCGATGAGAATTAAGTCAATTTAGCACTAATTTGCACAAAAGATATTTCCGAGAAGAAAAAAATTTTAAAAATTTTGGCAAGGATATAGGCATATTTTACTTCAACCATGCTAAATTTAGAGAAGATATTCAAGGTATATTTGATTTTTACCAACAACACAAAAGATGACTTTTATCTTCTTTCCGTTATCCAAATGGTAAAACTGTTGAAGATGATATCAATAGATTTACCAAACAATTTCAAAAATTTTCTAATTTCTGAGATCATGTTCAACAGTTTCCACCGTTAAAAATTAGTGAAAAATCATGAAAAAACGGCGAAATTGACTATACAACTAAAATTGGCGGCTTTTGACTTGGGTCTGCATTTTCAAAAAACATGTTTAAAGGTGTTTATATTAAAAACGGCGCCCCTAGTTTTTTTGTAACAAACGGACCTGGCGCTTCTGGTTCTGGAGTTTATAACACAAATGGCGAATTAATTTTCTTAAATCAGTTAATTATTCTCGCAAAAGATCAAAAAAAACTTTACTACGATCAAAATAATTTAACATCACATTTGACTACAGGAATTTTACTTCGAAATGATAAAATCGATTTAGTCTCAGAAATTAAAAAATTTTATTATGATAAAAAACAAAATTTTGAAAAATAG
- the mnmA gene encoding tRNA 2-thiouridine(34) synthase MnmA — MAKIVVGLSGGVDSAVSAYLLKKQGHEVICVFMRNWDSDLNNDFLGQKNLGDNHICPQEQDWQDAKKVAEQLNLPIFRVDFVKQYWDEVFSDLIQKYKSGLTPNPDILCNKNIKFKHFLDYAINVHQADFIAMGHYAKTRDGKLFTPKDKNKDQTYFLGQLSKDQLKKTIFPLGDYLKTEVREIAKNLELMNATKKDSTGICFIGERKFTDFLQNYIPAQPGPIVDISTNEIIGKHIGIMYFTIGQRKGFGLSGMNEPYFVVGHNLKEKILYAAPSSQKIWLESNKLLAINANFLTENFPLENLKAKFRYRQEFINVNIEIIDQNSFYVYYQNYSAVTPGQQVVIYSEDQVVLAGEISLIFRDGKKLDYLS, encoded by the coding sequence GTGGCTAAAATTGTTGTTGGTCTTTCAGGCGGTGTTGATTCTGCAGTCAGTGCATACCTTCTAAAAAAACAAGGGCATGAAGTTATTTGTGTCTTTATGAGAAATTGAGATTCTGATCTTAACAATGATTTCTTAGGTCAGAAAAATTTAGGCGACAATCATATTTGTCCTCAAGAACAAGATTGGCAGGATGCAAAAAAAGTGGCAGAGCAACTAAATTTGCCAATTTTCCGTGTCGATTTTGTAAAACAATATTGAGATGAAGTTTTTAGCGATCTAATTCAAAAATACAAATCCGGTTTAACTCCAAATCCTGACATTTTGTGCAACAAAAACATAAAATTCAAACATTTTCTTGATTATGCAATTAATGTTCATCAAGCCGATTTTATTGCAATGGGTCACTATGCAAAAACAAGAGACGGAAAATTATTTACTCCAAAAGACAAAAATAAGGATCAAACTTATTTTCTAGGGCAACTTTCAAAAGATCAGCTGAAAAAAACAATTTTTCCGCTTGGTGATTATTTAAAAACTGAAGTTAGAGAAATTGCTAAAAATTTAGAGCTAATGAATGCAACAAAAAAAGACTCAACCGGAATTTGCTTCATTGGCGAGAGAAAATTTACTGATTTTCTCCAAAATTATATTCCTGCTCAACCTGGGCCAATTGTCGATATTAGCACAAATGAAATTATCGGAAAACATATTGGAATTATGTATTTTACAATCGGACAGCGAAAAGGTTTTGGCCTAAGTGGAATGAATGAACCTTATTTTGTTGTTGGTCACAATCTTAAAGAAAAAATTTTGTACGCTGCTCCTTCAAGCCAAAAAATTTGACTTGAATCAAATAAACTTTTAGCAATTAATGCTAATTTTTTGACAGAAAATTTTCCACTTGAAAACTTAAAAGCCAAATTTCGCTACCGTCAAGAATTTATTAATGTTAATATTGAAATAATTGACCAAAATTCTTTTTATGTTTATTATCAAAATTATAGCGCAGTAACACCTGGACAACAAGTTGTGATTTATTCTGAAGATCAAGTCGTTTTAGCTGGCGAAATATCGCTTATTTTCCGAGATGGCAAAAAACTTGATTATTTAAGTTAA
- a CDS encoding DUF3899 domain-containing protein, translated as MFIFSFFYSAIFRRKIQKRSILALILWALFLAIIGFVMGFVQEKVWYDVVSILGLLSISISVLATVLRLGLFSSFSISYHKWRIQSQNRMLEKRGFKPVSPKIDYNFVKQKQKELSILPIFLGFVVGFVLLIITLPFLIINS; from the coding sequence ATGTTTATTTTTTCGTTTTTTTACAGCGCTATTTTCAGACGGAAAATCCAGAAACGTTCAATTTTAGCTTTGATTCTTTGAGCATTATTTTTAGCTATTATTGGTTTTGTGATGGGTTTTGTTCAAGAAAAAGTTTGATATGATGTAGTTTCAATTTTAGGACTTTTATCAATTTCAATTTCAGTTCTTGCAACGGTATTAAGACTCGGTTTATTTAGTAGTTTTTCAATTTCCTATCATAAATGGAGGATTCAATCGCAAAATAGGATGTTAGAAAAACGAGGATTTAAACCTGTTAGTCCAAAAATTGATTATAATTTTGTCAAACAAAAACAAAAAGAGCTATCTATTCTTCCAATTTTTCTAGGATTTGTTGTTGGTTTTGTGCTTTTAATTATCACTTTACCGTTTTTAATTATTAACTCTTAA
- a CDS encoding YbhB/YbcL family Raf kinase inhibitor-like protein produces the protein MIKIYIPDVKNGVLDTQFGNGNLGKKYPNSVSFPIKWDKVKGAKSYALTLIDYEATAELGFVFIHWVAANIKKNKLKWDDSFSRQDKMYQFENSMTRHANNYLLDSFYRPHPDGVYFGPLPPANDHNYRLEVFALDVENIIPEDLKDKPLFYDDFLELIKNHVIDFGISSFLYRSHGKVENNLLVKKQISKSELNAPLPKEEQNFFLDFLPINFSSSALIARENDYHLLDIEFLGKQGTSPFFSARNFDIEIYSESDKIKEYAVIITSFAENFSLGVGLNVWNRVGIIKKTDDYKTILSAGKNSFDLFDSEIPVYNSFGSFCADSIAKKINLDSSEKFEFIKAKYGVIYLPGLTNGQGKYQLEIFGLNQVIDWSQIARNLNKPLTSFEVLSAIKGKVIGYNRTFFKLI, from the coding sequence ATGATAAAAATTTATATTCCTGATGTTAAAAATGGCGTTTTAGACACCCAATTTGGTAATGGCAATTTAGGTAAAAAATACCCTAATTCGGTAAGTTTTCCGATAAAATGAGACAAAGTTAAAGGTGCAAAATCATATGCTCTTACTTTAATTGACTATGAAGCAACTGCTGAATTAGGTTTTGTTTTTATTCACTGAGTTGCGGCCAATATTAAAAAAAACAAGCTAAAATGAGATGATTCTTTTTCGCGACAAGATAAAATGTATCAATTTGAAAATTCTATGACGCGTCATGCCAATAATTATTTGCTTGATTCATTTTATCGACCTCATCCTGATGGAGTTTATTTCGGGCCGCTGCCACCAGCTAATGATCATAACTATCGACTTGAAGTTTTTGCCCTTGATGTTGAAAATATAATTCCAGAGGATTTAAAAGATAAGCCTTTGTTTTACGATGATTTTCTTGAATTAATTAAAAATCATGTTATTGATTTTGGAATTAGTTCATTTTTATACCGTTCTCATGGAAAAGTTGAAAATAATTTGCTTGTAAAAAAACAGATTTCCAAAAGCGAATTAAATGCACCTTTGCCCAAAGAAGAACAAAATTTTTTTCTTGATTTTTTACCGATAAATTTTAGCTCATCAGCACTAATTGCCAGAGAAAATGATTATCATCTTTTAGATATTGAATTTTTAGGCAAACAAGGAACTAGTCCATTTTTTAGCGCCCGTAATTTTGACATTGAAATTTATTCTGAATCTGATAAAATTAAGGAATATGCTGTAATTATAACTAGTTTTGCTGAAAATTTTTCGCTTGGAGTTGGACTAAATGTCTGAAATCGGGTTGGAATTATCAAAAAAACTGATGATTATAAAACGATTTTAAGCGCTGGAAAAAATAGTTTTGATCTTTTTGATAGCGAAATTCCTGTTTATAATAGTTTTGGTTCGTTTTGCGCTGATTCAATTGCTAAAAAAATTAATTTAGATTCTTCCGAAAAATTTGAATTTATTAAGGCAAAATACGGGGTTATTTATCTTCCTGGTCTTACAAACGGCCAAGGAAAATACCAACTTGAAATTTTTGGGCTTAATCAAGTAATTGACTGGAGTCAAATTGCGCGAAATTTAAATAAACCTTTGACATCATTTGAGGTTCTTAGCGCAATAAAAGGCAAGGTTATTGGCTATAATCGTACTTTTTTTAAATTAATTTAA
- the nadE gene encoding NAD(+) synthase, producing the protein MKNNVQINNYINYIIEWIRQEVQKANKKGVIFGISGGVDSALVAFLGKKAFPNSHLGLIMPIRDMSSDKNDIDQLVKKFEISTKEINLSSTFQDLKDLFSLKNQLANYNIQPRLRMISLYAFAQELDYLVLGTDNFSEMYLGYFTKYGDGGVDLLPIVNLTKMQVYQISKQIGIPDSIIQKSPSANLWDNQKDEDELGFTYKDLDLFFTDPNLVSHQVREKIEKIHNLSAHKRNPVPRPAKKLGDF; encoded by the coding sequence ATGAAAAATAATGTACAAATAAATAATTATATAAATTATATTATAGAATGAATTCGCCAAGAAGTACAAAAAGCAAATAAAAAAGGCGTGATTTTTGGTATTTCTGGTGGAGTTGACTCTGCACTTGTTGCGTTTTTAGGAAAAAAAGCTTTCCCTAATTCGCATTTAGGTCTTATTATGCCGATTCGTGATATGAGCAGTGACAAAAATGATATTGACCAATTAGTTAAAAAATTTGAAATTTCCACTAAGGAAATTAACTTAAGTTCAACTTTCCAAGACTTAAAAGACTTATTTAGTCTTAAAAATCAACTGGCAAATTACAATATCCAACCTCGACTTCGCATGATTAGTTTATATGCTTTTGCTCAAGAATTGGACTATTTAGTTCTAGGAACTGATAATTTTTCTGAAATGTATCTTGGCTATTTTACAAAATACGGCGATGGCGGCGTGGATTTATTGCCAATTGTTAATTTAACAAAAATGCAAGTTTACCAAATCAGCAAACAAATTGGAATTCCAGATTCAATAATTCAAAAATCCCCAAGCGCAAATCTTTGAGATAACCAAAAAGATGAAGATGAATTAGGATTTACTTATAAAGATTTAGATTTATTTTTTACAGATCCAAATTTAGTTAGTCATCAAGTAAGAGAAAAAATTGAAAAAATACACAATTTAAGCGCCCACAAACGTAATCCAGTGCCAAGGCCTGCAAAAAAATTAGGAGATTTTTAA
- a CDS encoding MPN499 family protein, producing the protein MANFRLREKISKFIKIKVNHLSDGYWLVPSFTKLFSPRMTAFVIKKAKTLEELVEFNDFYKKELIFSFNGDYNFYNFNILMKLRKIDFRLDIKAVLKKPDDAIFIFFPVPNCKIVLDKKSLKLIYNGIIPFFSKEYYSNLALYQRERSAKLQNNDVFKGFFWRRNGFEEIYVKNES; encoded by the coding sequence ATGGCTAATTTCCGATTAAGAGAAAAAATTTCAAAATTTATTAAAATAAAAGTTAACCACTTATCAGATGGATATTGACTTGTTCCTAGTTTTACTAAACTTTTCTCACCAAGAATGACGGCTTTTGTTATAAAAAAAGCAAAAACCTTGGAAGAATTAGTCGAATTTAACGACTTTTATAAAAAAGAACTAATCTTTAGTTTTAACGGTGATTATAATTTTTATAATTTTAATATTCTGATGAAATTACGTAAAATTGATTTTCGTCTTGATATAAAAGCTGTTTTAAAAAAACCTGATGATGCTATTTTTATTTTTTTTCCTGTTCCAAATTGCAAAATAGTTTTAGATAAAAAATCATTAAAACTAATTTATAACGGAATTATCCCCTTTTTTTCAAAAGAATATTATTCAAATTTAGCTCTTTATCAACGCGAAAGATCCGCAAAGCTACAAAATAATGATGTTTTTAAAGGGTTTTTTTGAAGGCGAAATGGCTTTGAAGAAATTTATGTAAAAAATGAGTCATAA
- a CDS encoding YebC/PmpR family DNA-binding transcriptional regulator, with protein sequence MAGHSKWANIKHRKGAQDALKAKIFNKFSKEIMVSVAKGGPDPNSNPSLRLIISKARAKSMPKSNIEKAIAKGQGATSEGQTFKEIIYSGTLSNGISLIVTILTDNVNRSVSSLQALFRRANGQIGKQNSIPYLFEQKGYLEIDKTDQINGDDLMMFVLENGGDDFQEDEESYLIYCEPRAIQELKSAIENNFSVNFSAVEISYFPDSWVELDQESTEKILNQIDNFLEDDDIQNVYHNLKV encoded by the coding sequence ATGGCTGGTCATTCAAAATGAGCTAATATAAAGCACCGAAAAGGTGCCCAAGATGCCCTAAAAGCAAAGATTTTTAACAAATTTTCAAAAGAAATTATGGTCTCAGTAGCAAAAGGCGGACCTGATCCTAATTCTAATCCGTCTTTAAGACTTATTATTTCTAAAGCGCGAGCAAAATCAATGCCAAAATCAAACATTGAAAAAGCAATCGCCAAAGGCCAAGGGGCAACTAGCGAAGGTCAAACTTTTAAAGAAATAATTTATTCTGGAACTTTATCAAACGGAATCAGCCTAATTGTCACAATTTTAACTGATAATGTTAATCGATCAGTTTCATCACTTCAAGCACTTTTTCGGCGTGCAAATGGACAAATTGGAAAGCAAAATTCAATTCCTTATTTATTTGAACAAAAAGGTTACCTTGAAATTGACAAAACCGATCAAATAAATGGCGATGATCTTATGATGTTTGTTCTTGAAAATGGCGGTGATGATTTTCAAGAAGATGAAGAAAGTTACTTAATATATTGCGAACCACGCGCAATTCAGGAGTTAAAATCAGCAATTGAAAACAATTTTAGTGTAAATTTTAGTGCTGTTGAAATTAGTTATTTCCCTGATTCTTGAGTTGAACTTGACCAAGAAAGCACTGAAAAAATACTAAATCAAATTGATAATTTTCTTGAAGATGACGATATTCAAAATGTTTATCACAATTTAAAAGTTTAA
- a CDS encoding MAGa3780 family membrane protein: MIENNDTYLATKFDHFSNWKKERKISLIFSLLIISITISLIGYSMIQNRSEFVVDKYYFISFTNYFQNFSAFFYLTYQSNLIYGITLFTFVLNATQRKFQILFVFTVILTIVLIVFWTVLAWNLNMTWSVLATTSTVHFFHPVFAIFVLFWYRKQFSVSKLGLGFGVIYSVCYYIFCVLLYFFTLRQWVVPEIKKVGAQEIKNMVFFYTGLTIYPFINFLHPFFYSGNSHSVVILLNLLMALSVVFLPYMISLFYINIFGIKATNWRLTREIKSISKRLKAFFWAPKPKE, translated from the coding sequence ATGATAGAAAATAACGATACTTACCTAGCAACAAAATTTGATCATTTTTCCAATTGAAAAAAAGAACGCAAGATTTCATTAATTTTTTCTTTACTTATTATTTCAATTACAATTTCGCTAATCGGGTATTCAATGATTCAAAACCGTAGCGAATTTGTCGTTGACAAATATTATTTTATAAGTTTTACTAATTATTTTCAAAATTTTAGTGCCTTTTTTTACTTAACTTACCAGTCAAACTTAATTTACGGAATTACATTATTTACTTTTGTCCTTAACGCAACTCAACGAAAATTTCAAATTTTATTTGTTTTTACAGTAATTTTAACAATTGTTTTAATTGTTTTTTGAACTGTATTGGCTTGAAATTTAAATATGACTTGGTCAGTTTTGGCAACAACATCAACTGTTCATTTTTTTCATCCAGTTTTTGCAATATTTGTACTTTTTTGGTATCGAAAACAATTTTCAGTAAGTAAATTAGGTTTAGGTTTTGGGGTTATTTATTCAGTTTGTTATTATATTTTTTGTGTGCTTCTGTATTTTTTCACACTTAGACAATGAGTTGTGCCTGAAATTAAAAAAGTCGGAGCTCAAGAGATAAAAAATATGGTATTTTTTTACACAGGTTTAACTATTTATCCATTTATAAATTTTTTACATCCATTTTTTTATTCAGGAAACAGCCACTCAGTAGTAATTTTGTTAAACTTGTTAATGGCGCTTTCAGTTGTTTTTCTTCCATATATGATTTCGCTTTTTTATATAAATATTTTCGGAATTAAAGCAACAAATTGGCGTTTAACTCGAGAAATAAAATCGATTTCTAAACGTTTAAAAGCATTTTTCTGAGCACCAAAACCAAAAGAATAG
- a CDS encoding HAD family hydrolase, translated as MDKNNNTIKEKLKNIENFVFDLDGTLLKSDHQISPKSVETIEKLKKDGKKIIFCSGRPWYFIKKYYFALKPDFPIISCNGSLIYDYKNESVVFSKTFSPSQVLEIFKSLAKNQVFFLIYTTKNMLAFSQKQTTCPWFSFLKNENESFSEAEKLPLEFYDYESLSQSEISNLDVVKFLLIKRDSNPELFEKSMDELKNVDGIYFVQSQSSVIDIMISGSNKGQGLNYLEQNYGLNLDKTLSFGDAKNDISMFGQTKLAIAMGQASEEVKQHADYITDSNDTEGIANFFSKYYG; from the coding sequence ATGGACAAAAACAATAATACTATCAAAGAAAAATTAAAAAATATCGAAAATTTTGTTTTCGATCTCGATGGAACTTTATTAAAATCTGATCACCAAATCAGCCCAAAATCTGTTGAAACAATAGAAAAATTAAAAAAAGATGGCAAAAAAATTATTTTTTGCTCTGGTAGACCTTGATATTTTATAAAAAAATATTATTTTGCACTAAAACCAGACTTTCCGATAATAAGTTGCAATGGTTCATTGATTTATGACTATAAAAACGAATCTGTTGTTTTTAGTAAAACTTTTAGTCCAAGTCAAGTTTTAGAAATTTTTAAGAGCCTAGCCAAAAATCAAGTGTTTTTCTTGATTTATACAACCAAAAATATGCTAGCTTTTAGCCAAAAACAAACAACATGCCCGTGATTTTCTTTCCTTAAAAACGAAAATGAAAGTTTTTCTGAAGCTGAAAAATTGCCTTTAGAATTTTACGACTATGAAAGTTTATCTCAAAGCGAAATTTCTAATCTTGACGTGGTAAAATTTTTACTTATTAAACGAGATAGTAACCCTGAGCTTTTTGAAAAATCAATGGACGAACTTAAAAATGTTGATGGAATTTATTTTGTTCAGTCGCAATCTTCAGTAATTGATATTATGATTTCTGGCTCAAACAAAGGTCAAGGGCTAAATTATTTAGAGCAAAATTATGGCCTAAATCTCGATAAGACTTTATCCTTTGGCGATGCAAAAAATGATATTTCAATGTTTGGGCAAACTAAATTAGCTATCGCAATGGGCCAAGCGTCTGAAGAAGTAAAACAACATGCTGATTATATAACAGATTCAAATGACACCGAAGGAATAGCAAACTTTTTTTCAAAATATTATGGCTAA